The Gemmatimonadota bacterium genome has a window encoding:
- a CDS encoding M48 family metallopeptidase: protein MNTELSGHFIEVRGIAIEIVRKDIKNLHLGVYPPNGRIRVAAPLHLDDDAVRAAVVSRLAWIRKKQAEFEKQVRQSQREFVSGESHYYRGRRYRLQAIEFDGPPSVRLLNNTRMVIRFRPNCDRNAREAVVQLWYRSQLRNQVVSLKTEWERKTGVTVNEIRIKRMKTLWGSCNIEAKRIWLNLELAKKPASCLVFILVHEMVHLIERKHNDRFKALMDEHLPQWRLYRDELNSAPLAHEDWRY, encoded by the coding sequence ATGAATACTGAGTTGAGTGGTCACTTCATCGAAGTACGAGGAATAGCGATAGAGATCGTCCGAAAGGACATCAAAAACCTGCATCTTGGTGTGTATCCACCGAACGGCAGAATCCGCGTAGCCGCTCCGTTGCATCTCGATGACGATGCAGTCCGGGCGGCGGTAGTATCGCGTCTTGCATGGATTCGGAAGAAACAAGCCGAGTTCGAAAAGCAAGTCCGACAGTCTCAGCGAGAGTTCGTATCGGGTGAAAGTCATTACTATCGCGGTCGTCGCTATCGGCTACAGGCGATTGAGTTCGATGGTCCACCAAGTGTCCGACTGCTCAACAACACGAGGATGGTAATACGCTTCCGGCCGAATTGCGATCGGAACGCACGGGAAGCTGTAGTACAGCTATGGTACCGTAGCCAACTACGAAACCAAGTGGTTTCGTTGAAAACCGAATGGGAACGAAAAACTGGAGTTACGGTAAACGAAATCCGTATCAAGAGGATGAAAACCCTCTGGGGCTCTTGCAACATCGAAGCAAAACGTATCTGGTTGAACCTTGAACTGGCAAAAAAACCCGCATCCTGCTTGGTGTTCATCCTCGTACACGAAATGGTCCACTTGATTGAGCGCAAGCATAACGACCGGTTCAAGGCACTGATGGATGAACATCTTCCTCAATGGCGTTTGTACCGGGACGAATTGAACAGCGCGCCACTCGCACATGAAGACTGGCGGTACTAA
- a CDS encoding efflux RND transporter permease subunit: MLQRIIEYSVRNRFLVILVTLLLIAGGTVALVEIPLDAIPDLSDVQVIVLTEYPGQAPEVVEDQVTYPLTTAMLAVPYAETVRGYSFFGLSFVYIIFEDGTDLYWARSRVLEYLSYVTDRLPPGVNPALGPDATGVGWVYQYVLRSDRHNLAELRSIQDWFLRYELTSVNGVSEVASIGGFVKQYQVEVDPNKLLIYDIPLNRIKTAIQRSNNDVGGRVVEMAESEYMVRGLGYIQSVEDLENVALGVDGFGTPVFLHQVARVTTGPELRRGLAEWDGEGEIVGGIIVMRFGENAMEVIRNVEEKLESLKSGLPEGVEIITAYDRSSLIERAIDNLSDKLLVESLIVALVCIIFLIHFRSALVVILTLPISVLAAFLVMSWQGINANIMSLGGIAIAIGTLVDAAIVMIENTHKHMERDRGKKDHWQIVLDAAKEVGPSLFYSLLIITLSFAPIFALQAQEGRLFKPLAFTKTYTMAAAALLAITFVPVVTGYLVRGRLLPERRNPLNRLLVFLYRPVIRAAIRVRWLTVGVAVVALSATWYPLQRIGSEFMPPLYEGDLLYMPTTDPGISITKARQLLQQTDRIISSFPEVDRVFGKVGRADTATDPAPLSMIETTIMLRPEEEWRPGMTREGLVEVLNDAIQFPGLTNAWTMPIRTRIDMLSTGIRTPVGIKIMGDDLAVLSDLAQQVAVELQELPGTLSAFPEKTLGGNYLDFEIDRVEAARYGMTVGDVQDIIMSAVGGVDVTYTVEGLARYPVNVRYARELRDEVSDLRRVLIPTPSGAQIPISQVADIRIRKGPSGIKSENARPTAWVYVDLTNTDIGAYVESARRLIAERVSLPVGYSMVWSGQYEYLERAQRRLQIVVPVTLAIILLLLYMNFRNVVDSLIVMLSLPFALVGGVWLMYLLDYDFSIAVGVGFIALAGVAAETGVVMLLYLKQAYRDRVSRDALNTRQDLYEVVMHGAVERVRPKMMTVAATIAGLMPIMWGTGTGSEVMQRIAAPMVGGMVTSTVLTLVVIPVIYYMVRSWGLRKA; the protein is encoded by the coding sequence ATGTTGCAACGCATTATCGAATACTCCGTCAGGAACCGGTTCCTGGTGATCCTGGTCACGTTGCTGCTGATCGCGGGCGGGACCGTGGCCCTGGTGGAGATCCCGCTCGACGCCATCCCGGACCTCTCGGACGTGCAGGTGATCGTCCTGACCGAGTATCCCGGCCAGGCGCCCGAGGTGGTGGAGGACCAGGTGACCTATCCCCTGACCACGGCCATGCTCGCGGTGCCCTACGCGGAGACGGTCCGCGGCTACAGTTTCTTCGGGCTCAGCTTCGTCTACATCATCTTCGAGGACGGCACGGACCTCTACTGGGCCCGCAGCCGCGTGCTGGAGTACCTGAGCTACGTGACCGACCGCCTGCCGCCGGGCGTGAACCCCGCGCTCGGGCCCGACGCCACGGGCGTGGGCTGGGTCTACCAGTACGTGCTCCGGAGCGACCGGCACAACCTGGCGGAACTGCGAAGCATCCAGGACTGGTTCCTCCGGTACGAACTCACCTCGGTCAACGGGGTGTCCGAGGTCGCCAGCATCGGCGGGTTCGTCAAGCAGTACCAGGTGGAGGTCGACCCCAACAAGCTGCTGATCTACGACATACCGCTCAACCGGATCAAGACAGCGATCCAGCGGAGCAACAACGACGTGGGCGGCCGGGTCGTGGAGATGGCGGAGTCCGAGTACATGGTCCGTGGGCTGGGTTATATCCAGTCCGTAGAGGACCTGGAGAACGTGGCCCTGGGCGTCGACGGATTCGGGACGCCGGTCTTCCTTCACCAGGTCGCCCGGGTCACGACGGGACCTGAGCTGCGGCGTGGACTGGCGGAATGGGACGGCGAGGGCGAGATCGTCGGCGGCATCATCGTCATGCGGTTCGGCGAAAACGCCATGGAGGTCATCCGGAACGTCGAGGAGAAGCTGGAGTCGCTCAAGTCGGGCCTGCCGGAGGGCGTGGAGATCATCACGGCCTATGACCGGTCGAGCCTGATCGAACGGGCTATCGACAATCTGAGCGACAAGCTGCTGGTTGAAAGCCTCATCGTCGCCCTGGTCTGCATCATCTTCCTGATCCACTTCCGCTCGGCCCTGGTGGTCATCCTTACCCTGCCGATCAGCGTGCTCGCCGCTTTCCTCGTCATGTCCTGGCAGGGGATCAACGCCAACATCATGTCCCTCGGCGGGATCGCCATCGCCATCGGCACGCTGGTAGACGCCGCCATCGTCATGATCGAGAACACGCACAAGCACATGGAGCGGGACCGCGGGAAGAAGGACCACTGGCAGATCGTGCTCGACGCCGCGAAGGAAGTGGGGCCGTCCCTATTCTACTCTCTGCTGATCATCACGCTCTCCTTCGCGCCGATCTTCGCTCTGCAGGCCCAGGAGGGCCGGCTCTTCAAGCCGCTGGCCTTTACCAAGACCTACACGATGGCCGCGGCCGCCCTGCTGGCCATCACCTTCGTGCCGGTCGTAACGGGATACCTGGTGCGCGGCCGCCTGCTGCCGGAGCGCAGGAACCCCTTGAACCGGCTGCTCGTCTTCCTTTACCGGCCCGTGATCCGGGCGGCAATCCGTGTAAGGTGGCTGACGGTCGGGGTCGCGGTCGTCGCCCTTTCGGCCACGTGGTATCCCCTGCAGCGGATCGGCTCCGAGTTCATGCCGCCCCTCTACGAAGGCGACCTGCTCTACATGCCCACCACGGACCCGGGCATTTCGATCACCAAGGCCCGCCAACTCCTGCAGCAAACCGACCGGATCATCAGTTCCTTTCCGGAAGTGGACCGGGTCTTCGGAAAAGTGGGAAGGGCGGACACGGCTACCGATCCCGCGCCGCTGTCCATGATCGAGACCACCATCATGCTCAGGCCCGAGGAGGAATGGCGGCCGGGCATGACCCGCGAGGGGCTCGTGGAGGTGCTCAACGACGCCATCCAGTTCCCGGGGCTGACCAACGCGTGGACCATGCCCATCCGCACCCGGATCGACATGCTGTCCACCGGGATCCGGACCCCGGTCGGCATCAAGATCATGGGAGACGACCTGGCCGTGTTGTCGGACCTGGCCCAGCAGGTCGCCGTCGAACTGCAGGAACTGCCCGGCACACTCAGCGCCTTCCCCGAGAAGACCCTGGGCGGCAACTACCTCGACTTCGAGATCGACCGCGTCGAGGCGGCCCGCTACGGGATGACCGTGGGCGACGTGCAGGACATCATCATGTCGGCGGTGGGCGGGGTGGACGTGACTTACACGGTGGAGGGTCTGGCGCGCTACCCGGTGAACGTCCGTTACGCCCGGGAACTGCGCGACGAGGTCTCGGACTTGAGGCGCGTCCTGATCCCCACGCCCTCGGGGGCGCAGATCCCCATCAGCCAGGTGGCCGACATCCGGATCCGCAAGGGACCGTCCGGCATCAAGTCGGAGAACGCCCGGCCCACGGCCTGGGTGTACGTGGATCTCACGAATACGGACATCGGCGCCTACGTCGAATCCGCCCGCCGGCTCATCGCGGAGCGGGTCTCGCTGCCCGTGGGGTACAGCATGGTCTGGAGCGGGCAGTACGAGTACCTGGAACGAGCGCAGCGGCGCCTGCAGATCGTCGTTCCGGTCACCCTGGCCATCATTCTACTGCTCCTCTACATGAACTTCCGGAACGTCGTGGACAGCCTGATCGTCATGCTGTCGCTGCCCTTCGCGCTGGTCGGGGGCGTGTGGCTGATGTACCTGCTGGACTACGACTTCAGCATCGCGGTGGGGGTCGGCTTCATCGCCCTGGCCGGCGTGGCGGCGGAGACGGGGGTCGTCATGCTGCTCTATCTCAAGCAGGCCTACCGGGACCGTGTCAGCCGCGACGCGCTCAACACCCGGCAGGATCTCTACGAGGTGGTCATGCACGGGGCGGTTGAACGCGTGCGGCCCAAGATGATGACGGTGGCCGCCACCATCGCCGGCCTGATGCCCATCATGTGGGGCACGGGCACGGGTTCGGAGGTCATGCAGCGCATCGCCGCGCCCATGGTCGGCGGCATGGTAACGTCCACGGTGCTGACCCTCGTGGTCATCCCGGTCATCTACTACATGGTCAGGTCATGGGGTTTGCGGAAGGCGTAG
- a CDS encoding TVP38/TMEM64 family protein, whose amino-acid sequence MSQLDPGEGTVEGAGEGVAEDAGEGTVEATGTKRQFVKPVILLAIALSGFLAYSFTPLGNYLQPVVMEGFFESIEGFWWAPLVFIGVYVLLTVLGVPMVILTFFAGFTFGALEGALYVMIGANIGANLAFDLARYLGRDFVSRYIKGPIDRIDRRLRKKGFLRMLQLRLIPVIPFNVLNFAAGLSGLRKLHFALATVIGITPGTFIYAYTAASLMQVYLAGAALDEVTRAALRTSALTNLAIALALLITISMAPAIYRKLRGKPIQAG is encoded by the coding sequence GTGTCGCAGTTAGACCCCGGCGAAGGTACAGTCGAGGGAGCCGGCGAAGGCGTAGCCGAGGATGCAGGCGAGGGAACAGTCGAGGCCACCGGCACGAAGCGACAGTTCGTCAAGCCGGTCATCCTGCTCGCGATCGCCTTGTCAGGCTTTCTGGCCTACAGCTTCACGCCCCTGGGCAACTATCTCCAGCCCGTCGTGATGGAGGGGTTCTTCGAGTCGATCGAGGGATTCTGGTGGGCGCCGCTGGTGTTCATCGGCGTTTATGTCCTCCTGACCGTGCTGGGCGTACCGATGGTGATCCTGACCTTCTTCGCGGGTTTCACCTTCGGCGCCCTGGAGGGCGCGCTGTACGTCATGATCGGCGCGAACATCGGCGCCAACCTCGCCTTCGACCTGGCCCGATACCTGGGCCGCGATTTCGTATCCCGCTACATCAAGGGGCCCATTGACCGGATCGACCGTCGACTCCGGAAAAAGGGGTTCCTGCGCATGCTCCAGCTTCGGCTGATCCCGGTCATCCCCTTCAACGTGCTGAACTTCGCCGCCGGCCTCTCCGGTCTACGCAAGCTCCACTTCGCGCTGGCGACTGTGATCGGGATTACACCGGGCACCTTCATCTACGCCTATACCGCGGCGTCGCTGATGCAGGTCTACCTGGCCGGCGCCGCACTCGACGAGGTGACGCGCGCCGCTCTGCGCACCTCGGCCCTGACCAACCTGGCCATCGCCCTCGCCTTGCTCATCACCATCTCCATGGCCCCGGCCATCTACCGGAAGCTTCGCGGAAAACCGATTCAGGCGGGTTAG
- a CDS encoding TlpA family protein disulfide reductase produces METKSRASIIYVLAAILILAGLISAIVGEMRSPEVAVVYDADGAVSSNPYSVDLDITLADLDENEVTIGKLEEPVRIINFWATWCGPCVAEIPEFQAFHEEYGDQGVKVIGIALDEQGAEIVRPFVEENNMTYLTLIDTAGKSASSFGGVYAIPTTFIVDQDGMVHKKHVGLMSYENLESAVLPLLAN; encoded by the coding sequence ATGGAAACGAAATCCCGCGCCAGCATAATCTACGTCCTCGCCGCGATCCTGATACTGGCCGGCCTGATCTCCGCCATCGTGGGCGAAATGAGATCGCCTGAAGTGGCTGTCGTGTATGATGCGGATGGCGCCGTATCTTCGAATCCCTACTCGGTCGACCTGGATATTACCCTGGCGGACCTCGACGAGAACGAAGTGACCATCGGCAAGCTTGAAGAACCGGTCCGGATCATCAATTTCTGGGCCACCTGGTGCGGTCCCTGTGTCGCCGAGATTCCCGAATTCCAGGCCTTCCATGAAGAATACGGAGACCAGGGGGTCAAGGTCATCGGCATCGCCCTCGACGAGCAAGGCGCTGAAATCGTCCGGCCCTTCGTCGAGGAAAACAACATGACTTACCTGACGCTCATCGATACCGCAGGGAAATCTGCCTCGAGTTTCGGCGGCGTCTACGCCATCCCGACCACCTTCATTGTCGACCAGGACGGCATGGTACACAAGAAACACGTTGGCCTGATGTCCTACGAGAACCTGGAATCCGCCGTACTGCCCCTGCTGGCGAACTAG
- the mutS gene encoding DNA mismatch repair protein MutS, which produces MPRSKGTLTPAMAQYARMKDQHKDAILFFRMGDFYETFDDDAKLVSRVLGITLTARNSGTGGAEKTPLAGVPYHAVEKYIAELVGSGYKVAVCEQVEDPKKARGVVKRDVVEVVTPGTTMLAQTLDPVENNYMVALAFDGDAYGLAFLDLSTGEFRTAELSEDDLLSELSRLDPAEAIVSYDRAEQAEALLKPRFPDIAISRLEEWAFVYDQAHQSLLDHFEVLTLKGFGCDEMTAGVCAAGGMLVYLRETQKNRLAHLKTMARHDVADAMLMDSATQRNLELITSLRDGGREGTLLSVMDRTYTPMGARYMRQAITRPLVSVEAVLARQEAVGELHGEHGARDEFAGLLKSMGDMERLAARVGSERANARDLIALKAALHVIPVIKEKLADLKAGLSAGLRDGLQELRPLAEKLERALVDDPPLSLTEGGLIRAGYNEELDDLRVISSGGKRWIAELQQKERERTGIQSLKVDYNRVFGYYIEVTKPNLHRLEGEYIRKQTMRNAERFITPELKEYEEKILGAEEKIGELEYTLFLELREEVAASLGEIQGNARAIAQLDFLTALAELAVRNDYVAPEIVDGPVLEIDDGRHPVVEQLLQGEAFVPNDTQLDNRTKQIALITGPNMAGKSTYLRQVGLIVLMAQIGSFVPARSAKIGIVDRIFTRVGASDNLARGESTFLVEMNETANILNNATPKSLVLLDEIGRGTSTFDGLSIAWAVTEFLHNTPERAAKTLFATHYHELIELASSLDRIANYNVAIREQEDQIVFLRKVMPGGSDRSYGIQVARMAGLPRSVVERARVILADLEGEDLSADGVDGSGGPSGVEGLAGPDGADGSDGAVVAGGVGVAGPPRHGRPKVEGAEYQLSLFMPTDHPVVEDIKELDLDLMTPVEAMNALYRLQQKAAGPDPDGE; this is translated from the coding sequence ATGCCCCGATCCAAAGGAACGCTGACCCCCGCCATGGCGCAATACGCCAGGATGAAGGATCAGCACAAGGATGCGATTCTCTTCTTCCGCATGGGGGATTTCTACGAGACCTTCGACGACGACGCCAAGCTGGTCTCCCGCGTCCTGGGCATCACGCTGACCGCCCGCAATTCCGGTACCGGCGGCGCGGAGAAGACGCCGTTGGCCGGCGTGCCCTACCACGCGGTAGAAAAGTACATCGCCGAACTCGTGGGATCGGGTTACAAGGTGGCCGTCTGCGAACAGGTCGAAGACCCGAAGAAGGCCCGCGGCGTGGTCAAGCGGGACGTAGTGGAGGTCGTCACGCCGGGGACGACCATGCTGGCGCAGACCCTCGATCCCGTCGAGAACAACTACATGGTCGCCCTCGCCTTCGACGGGGACGCCTACGGCCTGGCCTTTCTGGACCTGTCCACGGGCGAGTTCCGGACCGCGGAACTAAGCGAGGACGACCTGCTCAGCGAGTTGAGCCGCCTCGACCCCGCCGAGGCGATCGTGTCCTACGACCGGGCAGAGCAGGCCGAGGCGCTCCTCAAACCTCGTTTCCCCGACATCGCCATCAGCCGGCTCGAGGAGTGGGCTTTCGTCTACGACCAGGCGCATCAGTCCCTGCTCGATCATTTCGAGGTACTGACGCTCAAGGGTTTCGGATGTGATGAAATGACCGCCGGTGTCTGCGCGGCGGGCGGCATGCTGGTCTACCTGCGGGAGACCCAGAAGAACCGCCTGGCCCACCTGAAGACGATGGCGCGCCATGATGTCGCCGACGCGATGCTGATGGATTCGGCGACGCAGCGCAACCTGGAGCTGATCACCTCGCTGCGGGACGGCGGCCGCGAGGGGACGCTCCTTTCCGTGATGGACCGTACGTACACGCCCATGGGCGCCCGTTACATGCGCCAGGCCATCACCCGGCCGCTGGTATCCGTAGAGGCCGTCCTGGCCCGCCAGGAAGCGGTGGGCGAACTCCACGGGGAACACGGGGCACGGGACGAATTCGCCGGCCTGCTCAAGTCGATGGGGGACATGGAACGGCTGGCCGCCCGCGTCGGGTCGGAGCGCGCCAATGCCCGCGACCTGATCGCGCTGAAGGCCGCCCTGCACGTGATCCCGGTCATCAAGGAGAAGCTCGCTGACCTGAAGGCCGGGTTGTCCGCGGGTCTCCGGGACGGGCTGCAGGAGCTCAGGCCCCTGGCGGAGAAACTCGAGCGGGCCCTGGTGGACGATCCGCCCCTCTCGCTGACGGAGGGCGGGCTCATCCGCGCGGGATACAACGAGGAGCTCGACGACCTGCGCGTGATCAGTTCGGGTGGAAAGCGCTGGATCGCCGAACTGCAGCAGAAGGAACGCGAGCGCACCGGGATCCAGTCCCTCAAGGTGGATTACAACCGCGTCTTCGGCTACTATATCGAGGTCACGAAACCGAACCTGCACCGGCTGGAAGGCGAGTACATCCGCAAGCAGACCATGCGCAACGCGGAGCGGTTCATCACGCCGGAACTGAAAGAGTACGAAGAGAAGATCCTGGGCGCCGAGGAGAAGATCGGCGAACTGGAATACACGCTTTTCCTCGAACTGCGGGAGGAAGTGGCCGCGAGCCTGGGCGAGATCCAGGGCAACGCCCGGGCGATCGCGCAGCTGGACTTCCTGACCGCACTGGCGGAACTGGCCGTCCGGAACGACTACGTGGCCCCGGAAATCGTGGACGGTCCGGTCCTGGAAATCGACGACGGCCGCCACCCGGTGGTGGAACAACTGCTGCAGGGCGAGGCCTTCGTGCCCAACGACACGCAGCTCGACAACCGGACGAAACAGATCGCCCTGATCACGGGGCCGAACATGGCGGGCAAGAGCACCTATCTCCGCCAGGTGGGCCTCATCGTCCTCATGGCCCAGATCGGTTCCTTCGTCCCGGCGCGCTCCGCGAAGATCGGCATCGTGGACCGCATCTTCACCCGCGTGGGCGCCTCCGACAACCTGGCCCGGGGCGAGAGCACCTTCCTCGTCGAGATGAACGAGACCGCGAACATCCTCAACAACGCGACGCCGAAAAGCCTCGTCCTCCTCGACGAGATCGGCCGGGGCACGAGCACCTTCGACGGCCTGAGCATCGCCTGGGCGGTCACGGAATTTCTCCACAACACGCCGGAACGGGCGGCCAAGACCCTCTTCGCCACACACTATCACGAGCTGATCGAACTGGCGTCGAGCCTCGACCGCATCGCCAACTACAACGTGGCCATCCGGGAACAGGAAGACCAGATCGTTTTCCTGCGGAAAGTGATGCCCGGAGGAAGCGACCGGAGCTACGGGATCCAGGTGGCGCGCATGGCCGGTCTGCCGCGCAGCGTGGTCGAACGGGCCCGGGTCATCCTGGCCGACCTGGAGGGCGAGGATCTGTCTGCGGACGGTGTGGACGGATCGGGCGGGCCGAGCGGTGTGGAAGGACTGGCTGGACCGGACGGTGCGGACGGATCGGACGGCGCGGTTGTTGCGGGCGGTGTGGGCGTGGCGGGCCCACCGCGCCACGGTCGGCCGAAGGTCGAAGGCGCCGAATACCAGCTCAGCCTGTTCATGCCGACGGACCATCCGGTCGTCGAGGATATCAAGGAACTCGACCTGGACCTCATGACGCCGGTCGAAGCCATGAACGCCCTGTACCGGCTTCAGCAGAAAGCGGCTGGTCCCGATCCCGACGGGGAGTAG
- a CDS encoding NAD(P)H-dependent oxidoreductase has translation MSYVPRILAFAGSARTGSFNRKLVEIAARGAEEAGAEVNLVDLRDYSMPLYDGDLEEKEGLPENAVRFKALMMASQGLLIAAPEYNSSITPLLKNTIDWASRPVPGEERLAVFRNKTAALMSASPGSLGGLRGLVHVRSILSNIHVMVLPDQVALPGAHGAFVEDGRLKDEKRHAAVEGLGRNLAETLGRLHGTGP, from the coding sequence ATGAGCTATGTGCCCAGGATACTCGCGTTCGCCGGCAGTGCACGGACCGGGTCTTTCAATCGGAAACTGGTCGAAATCGCGGCGCGCGGCGCGGAGGAAGCCGGGGCCGAGGTCAACCTGGTCGACCTGCGCGACTATTCCATGCCGCTGTACGACGGCGACCTGGAAGAAAAGGAAGGGCTACCGGAGAACGCGGTCCGCTTCAAGGCGCTGATGATGGCCAGCCAGGGCCTGCTGATCGCCGCCCCGGAATACAACAGTTCCATTACGCCCCTCCTGAAGAACACGATCGACTGGGCATCGAGGCCCGTGCCGGGAGAGGAGAGGCTGGCGGTCTTCCGGAACAAGACGGCCGCACTGATGAGCGCGTCGCCGGGGTCGCTGGGCGGCCTTCGCGGACTCGTGCACGTGCGATCGATCCTGAGCAACATCCACGTGATGGTCCTGCCGGACCAGGTGGCGCTACCGGGCGCGCACGGCGCGTTCGTGGAAGACGGGCGATTGAAAGACGAGAAGCGCCACGCGGCGGTGGAGGGATTGGGACGTAACCTGGCGGAGACGCTTGGGAGACTGCACGGCACGGGGCCTTAG
- a CDS encoding NUDIX domain-containing protein: protein MSIISSAMLVNPDGDILVNLRDDDPRIIFPNRWSLIGGHVEEGESPEEGLVREVEEEIGYRLDDYHPLATFFDGADVRHLFLVPIDVSIDDLVLGEGQAIRYMDPARALAELDLCVTGRRCIEVYLRHLEFQDYIRGRG, encoded by the coding sequence TTGTCCATCATCTCTTCCGCCATGCTCGTCAATCCCGACGGCGATATCCTCGTCAACCTGCGCGACGACGATCCCCGGATCATCTTCCCGAACCGGTGGAGCCTCATCGGAGGTCACGTGGAGGAGGGCGAAAGTCCCGAAGAAGGCCTGGTGCGGGAGGTGGAGGAGGAGATCGGCTACCGGCTGGACGACTACCATCCCCTGGCGACCTTCTTCGACGGCGCGGACGTGCGGCACCTCTTTCTCGTCCCGATCGACGTCTCCATCGACGACCTGGTCCTGGGCGAAGGACAGGCCATCCGGTACATGGACCCCGCACGGGCGCTGGCCGAACTGGATCTGTGCGTCACCGGCCGACGGTGCATAGAGGTCTACCTGCGCCACCTCGAGTTCCAGGACTACATCCGCGGGCGGGGCTGA
- a CDS encoding DUF547 domain-containing protein — protein sequence MRIRRMDSRPWKTMMTVALTAVLYTGMAEAQGAGMVDHSVYDGLLKKYVDDRGMIDYRTWKARDVGTLDGYLEMIKGVDPAGLKDRNEIFAYWINTYNALTIRGMLHFYPTSSIRDHVSVLGYSIWKDYKIEIQGREYSLDDIEHNILRKMDEPLVHFALVCASIGCPPLMTEAFTADDVERQMKANTLVFFADPSKFRADPEDNTVWLSPIMDWYKDDFGKNQREVLDYIAPYVPDDAARALLKRKDVDVDYLHYDWGINEQPAD from the coding sequence ATGCGTATAAGACGTATGGATTCAAGGCCTTGGAAAACCATGATGACCGTTGCACTGACGGCAGTCCTGTATACTGGAATGGCCGAAGCGCAGGGAGCTGGTATGGTGGATCACTCCGTGTACGACGGTCTGCTGAAGAAGTACGTCGACGACCGGGGCATGATCGACTACCGGACCTGGAAGGCCCGCGACGTGGGCACGCTGGACGGCTACCTGGAGATGATCAAGGGCGTGGACCCCGCCGGGCTGAAGGACCGGAACGAGATCTTCGCCTACTGGATCAATACTTACAACGCGCTCACGATCCGCGGGATGCTGCACTTCTATCCCACCAGCAGCATCAGGGATCACGTCAGCGTGCTCGGGTACAGCATCTGGAAGGATTACAAGATCGAGATCCAGGGCAGGGAATACTCGCTGGACGACATCGAACACAACATCCTGCGCAAGATGGACGAGCCCCTGGTCCATTTCGCCCTCGTGTGCGCCTCCATAGGATGCCCGCCGCTCATGACCGAAGCGTTTACCGCGGATGACGTGGAACGGCAGATGAAGGCGAATACCCTTGTCTTTTTCGCCGATCCCAGTAAGTTCCGAGCCGATCCGGAGGACAATACCGTCTGGCTTTCGCCGATCATGGACTGGTACAAGGACGACTTCGGCAAGAACCAGCGGGAAGTCCTGGATTACATCGCCCCCTACGTGCCCGATGACGCGGCCCGCGCGCTGCTGAAGCGCAAAGACGTGGACGTGGATTACCTGCACTACGACTGGGGCATCAACGAACAGCCTGCGGATTAA